A stretch of Camelina sativa cultivar DH55 chromosome 18, Cs, whole genome shotgun sequence DNA encodes these proteins:
- the LOC104762840 gene encoding LOW QUALITY PROTEIN: OTU domain-containing protein 3-like (The sequence of the model RefSeq protein was modified relative to this genomic sequence to represent the inferred CDS: inserted 1 base in 1 codon) encodes MVVHYIVKNREMFEPFIEDDVPFEDYCKTIDEDGTWAGNMELQAASLVTRSNICIHRSMSPRWYIRNFEDTRTRMIXSYHDGEHYNSVRSKEDACEGPARPVVIEADAKVSAASKQAKATESKSKNKADRYNVDAGDIKVVMSGCCCDNAEKAEQVVLIQVNGDVDAAIEFLIAEQGVESLTENDSEFRNRFCSRCHKCQ; translated from the exons ATGGTTGTACACTATATAGTG AAAAATCGTGAGATGTTTGAGCCTTTTATCGAAGATGATGTTCCCTTTGAGGATTACTGTAAAACCATAGACGAAGATGGCACTTGGGCTGGGAATATGGAGTTACAGGCAGCTTCTCTTGTCACACGCAGTAATATCTGTATTCACAGG AGCATGTCACCGCGTTGGTATATACGCAATTTTGAAGATACACGAACCCGCATGA CGTCTTACCACGATGGGGAACACTACAACAGTGTGCGTTCGAAGGAAGATGCTTGTGAAGGACCAGCCAGGCCTGTTGTAATAGAG GCTGATGCTAAAGTTTCAGCAGCATCTAAACAAGCGAAAGCCACAGAGAGCAAGTCCAAAAACAAAGCTGATAGGTATAATGTGGATGCTGGGGATATCAAAGTAGTCATGTCTGGTTGTTGCTGTGACAATGCTGAGAAAGCTGAACAGGTG GTCCTAATACAAGTAAATGGTGATGTGGATGCTGCGATAGAATTCCTGATAGCTGAGCAAGGAGTAGAGTCTTTGACTGAAAATGATTCAGA ATTCAGAAATCGCTTCTGCAGCAGATGCCACAAATGCCAATAG